CGCCGACGACACCCACGGCACCCCCATCATGCTGGCGGCCGAAAAGCAAAACCTCACTCCCGAAGCCTTGATTGAAAAAGTGCACGCCGAGCATCTGGCCGACTTCACTGGCTTTTATATCGGCTACGACAACTATTACAGCACCCACTCGCCCGAAAACAAACAGCTTTCCGAGCAAATCTATCTCGCCCTGAAAGCAAACGGCAAAATCGAAAGCCGCACCATCGAGCAGCTGTTCGACCCCGAAAAACAAATGTTCCTGCCCGACCGCTTCGTCAAAGGCGAATGCCCCAAATGCCACGCCAAAGACCAATACGGCGACAACTGCGAAGTGTGCGGCACCACTTATTCGCCCACCGAGCTGATTAACCCCTATTCCGCCGTATCCGGTGCCGCGCCCGTATTGAAAGAATCCGAACACTTCTTCTTCAAACTCGGCGAATGCGCCGATTACCTGAAAGAATGGACTTCGGGCAGCACCACGCTGATTGACGGCCGCATCCAGCAACACTTGCAGCCCGAAGCGCTCAACAAAATGAAAGAATGGCTGCACCCCGACGAAAACGGCGAAGGCGGCTTATCCGACTGGGATATTTCCCGCGACGCCCCCTATTTCGGCTTCGAAATCCCCGGCGCGCCCGGCAAATATTTCTATGTGTGGCTAGACGCGCCTGTCGGCTACATGGCCTCGTTCAAAAACCTGTGCAGCCGCATCGGCCTTGATTACGACGAATACTTTAAAGCCGGCAGCCAAACTGAGATGTACCACTTTATCGGCAAAGACATCCTCTATTTCCACGCCCTGTTCTGGCCCGCCATGCTCGAATTTTCCGGCCACCGCGCCCCCACCGGCGTGTTCGCCCACGGCTTTTTAACCGTCGACGGCCAAAAAATGTCCAAATCGCGCGGCACCTTCATCACCGCCCGCTCCTATCTCGACGGCAGCCTCAACCCCGAATGGATGCGCTACTACATCGCCGCCAAACTCAACAGCCGCATCGAAGACATCGATTTGAACCTGAACGACTTCATCGCCCGCGTCAACAGCGATTTGGTCGGTAAATACGTCAACATCGCCGCCCGTGCCGCCGGCTTTATCGCCAAACGCTTCGAAGGCCGTCTGAAAAACGTTGCCGGCAGCGAATTACTGGCCAAACTCGCCGCACAATCCGAAACCATCGCCGCCGACTACGAAACCCGCGAATACGCCAAAGCCCTGCGCGAAATCATGGCGCTGGCCGACATCGTCAACGAATACGTCGACGCCAACAAACCGTGGGAGCTGGCCAAACAAGAAGGCCAAAGCGAACGCCTGCACCAAGTGTGCAGCGAG
The sequence above is a segment of the Neisseria dentiae genome. Coding sequences within it:
- the metG gene encoding methionine--tRNA ligase, with the protein product MTQRKILVTSALPYANGSIHLGHMVEHIQTDIWVRFQKLRGHQCHYCCADDTHGTPIMLAAEKQNLTPEALIEKVHAEHLADFTGFYIGYDNYYSTHSPENKQLSEQIYLALKANGKIESRTIEQLFDPEKQMFLPDRFVKGECPKCHAKDQYGDNCEVCGTTYSPTELINPYSAVSGAAPVLKESEHFFFKLGECADYLKEWTSGSTTLIDGRIQQHLQPEALNKMKEWLHPDENGEGGLSDWDISRDAPYFGFEIPGAPGKYFYVWLDAPVGYMASFKNLCSRIGLDYDEYFKAGSQTEMYHFIGKDILYFHALFWPAMLEFSGHRAPTGVFAHGFLTVDGQKMSKSRGTFITARSYLDGSLNPEWMRYYIAAKLNSRIEDIDLNLNDFIARVNSDLVGKYVNIAARAAGFIAKRFEGRLKNVAGSELLAKLAAQSETIAADYETREYAKALREIMALADIVNEYVDANKPWELAKQEGQSERLHQVCSELINAFAMLTAYLAPVLPQTAQNAAKFLNLDNLTWANTRETLSENHTINPYQHLMQRVEQKQVDDLIEANKQSIQTASAEAAPAAESSQYTPVAEQASFDDFMKIDMRVAKVLNCQAVEGSTKLLKFDLDFGFEQRVIFSGIAASYPNPAELNGRMVIAVANFAPRKMAKFGVSEGMILSAAAADGKLKLLDVDAGAQPGDKVG